A genomic window from Melanotaenia boesemani isolate fMelBoe1 chromosome 15, fMelBoe1.pri, whole genome shotgun sequence includes:
- the LOC121654984 gene encoding chromosome partition protein Smc-like isoform X3 — MAKSGDHAERFLQEIRAQLVSEGEPAGAIMETWMSLTPQEQVRLLLQILQGKTSPEETRSDQDPEPPAEREQRQGSSRMLEKDGETKMEIMEKQRQLISQIIEDTKKVWEETQRERKETSHLLKTKMELQQDASRLTSEDYDSVKIKLQKFHENMGKLLDNLEVKLTYIQSERAQLEIMKLEVKTERENMERDRKLVKAEMDAMTNIRKSADQKMKELDGKLQIIRTEIRELEVISSEVEIKKKDLVKMIRKSRQKKEDISKLNEKKEEVLEEMGDRKTQSGVQRSELEAMEDITELQQHNRSREITSENNNMTSDMQMEDPDEEEIQEIFHTKQCWKNLEEERSQMKWMNFQVMKKRRELSHQLEKTTRERDELEIMKIKLLHQKQEVDRRMDNIIHTAMTLTEIKDNMKKCAAEMNLTKTEIIKTQKEVEESNSEVKNFKDKLRSIKDLVSRWMTQSTSNKTLSANPWNENPCKSQKDETSGIPGT, encoded by the exons ATGGCAAAATCAGGAGACCATG CGGAGAGGTTCCTGCAGGAGATCAGAGCTCAGCTTGTCTCTGAGGGGGAACCTGCCGGAGCCATCATGGAGACCTGGATGTCTCTGACACCACAGGAACAAGTCAGGCTGCTGCTTCAGATTCTGCAGGGAAAAACATCACCTGAAGAGACACGTTCAGACCAGGACCCAGAGcctccagctgagcgag AACAGAGACAAGGGAGCAGCAGGATGCTGGAAAAAGATGGGGAAACCAAAATGGaaataatggaaaaacaaagacaactaATTAGTCAAATAATTGAAGACACTAAGAAAGTTTGGGAagagacacaaagagaaagaaaagaaacaagtcACTTACTGAAGACGAAGATGGAGCTGCAGCAGGACGCCAGCAGATTGACATCTGAAGATTATGATTCTGTGAAAATCAAGCTCCAGAAATTTCACGAAAACATGGGAAAACTTTTGGATAACCTGGAAGTTAAATTAACATATATCCAATCAGAAAGAGCTCAGTTAGAAATAATGAAATTGGAAgtgaagacagagagagaaaacatgGAGAGAGACAGGAAGCTGGTTAAAGCAGAAATGGATGCCATGACGAATATAAGGAAGAGTGCCgaccagaaaatgaaagaacTTGATGGCAAGTTACAAATAATAAGGACAGAGATTAGAGAGTTGGAAGTCATTAGCAGTGAAGttgagataaagaaaaaagaccttgtaaaaatgataagaaaGAGCAGGCAAAAGAAGGAAGATATTAGCAAGCTGAATGAGAAAAAGGAAGAAGTTCTGGAAGAAATGGGAGACAGAAAAACCCAAAGTGGAGTGCAGAGATCAGAGCTGGAAGCCATGGAGGATATAACAGAACTGCAGCAGCACAATAGAAGCAGAGAAATAACGTCTGAGAACAATAACATGACCTCTGACATGCAGATGGAGGatccagatgaagaggaaatcCAAGAAATTTTTCATACGAAGCAGTGCTGGAAGAACTTAGAAGAAGAAAGGAGCCAAATGAAATGGATGAATTTCCAAGTGATGAAGAAGCGACGGGAGCTCAGCCACCAGCTGGAGAAAACCACCAGAGAGAGGGATGAGTTAGAAATCATGAAGATAAAATTACTCCACCAAAAACAGGAAGTTGACAGAAGAATGGACAATATAATCCACACAGCTATGACTCTGACTGAAATAAAAGATAACATGAAAAAATGTGCTGCAGAAATGAAcctcacaaaaacagaaatcatcAAAACCCAAAAGGAGGTGGAAGAGAGCAACAGCGAAGTCAAAAACTTTAAG GACAAGCTGAGATCCATAAAGGATTTAGTCAGCAGATGGATGACACAGTCGACTAGCAACAAAACTTTGTCAGCGAATCCATGGAATGAGAATCCCTGCAAGTCCCAGAAAGATGAAACATCGGGAATTCCAG
- the LOC121654984 gene encoding chromosome partition protein Smc-like isoform X4: MAKSGDHAERFLQEIRAQLVSEGEPAGAIMETWMSLTPQEQVRLLLQILQGKTSPEETRSDQDPEPPAEREQRQGSSRMLEKDGETKMEIMEKQRQLISQIIEDTKKVWEETQRERKETSHLLKTKMELQQDASRLTSEDYDSVKIKLQKFHENMGKLLDNLEVKLTYIQSERAQLEIMKLEVKTERENMERDRKLVKAEMDAMTNIRKSADQKMKELDGKLQIIRTEIRELEVISSEVEIKKKDLVKMIRKSRQKKEDISKLNEKKEEVLEEMGDRKTQSGVQRSELEAMEDITELQQHNRSREITSENNNMTSDMQMEDPDEEEIQEIFHTKQCWKNLEEERSQMKWMNFQVMKKRRELSHQLEKTTRERDELEIMKIKLLHQKQEVDRRMDNIIHTAMTLTEIKDNMKKCAAEMNLTKTEIIKTQKEVEESNSEVKNFKCVVYRSCTPSI, from the exons ATGGCAAAATCAGGAGACCATG CGGAGAGGTTCCTGCAGGAGATCAGAGCTCAGCTTGTCTCTGAGGGGGAACCTGCCGGAGCCATCATGGAGACCTGGATGTCTCTGACACCACAGGAACAAGTCAGGCTGCTGCTTCAGATTCTGCAGGGAAAAACATCACCTGAAGAGACACGTTCAGACCAGGACCCAGAGcctccagctgagcgag AACAGAGACAAGGGAGCAGCAGGATGCTGGAAAAAGATGGGGAAACCAAAATGGaaataatggaaaaacaaagacaactaATTAGTCAAATAATTGAAGACACTAAGAAAGTTTGGGAagagacacaaagagaaagaaaagaaacaagtcACTTACTGAAGACGAAGATGGAGCTGCAGCAGGACGCCAGCAGATTGACATCTGAAGATTATGATTCTGTGAAAATCAAGCTCCAGAAATTTCACGAAAACATGGGAAAACTTTTGGATAACCTGGAAGTTAAATTAACATATATCCAATCAGAAAGAGCTCAGTTAGAAATAATGAAATTGGAAgtgaagacagagagagaaaacatgGAGAGAGACAGGAAGCTGGTTAAAGCAGAAATGGATGCCATGACGAATATAAGGAAGAGTGCCgaccagaaaatgaaagaacTTGATGGCAAGTTACAAATAATAAGGACAGAGATTAGAGAGTTGGAAGTCATTAGCAGTGAAGttgagataaagaaaaaagaccttgtaaaaatgataagaaaGAGCAGGCAAAAGAAGGAAGATATTAGCAAGCTGAATGAGAAAAAGGAAGAAGTTCTGGAAGAAATGGGAGACAGAAAAACCCAAAGTGGAGTGCAGAGATCAGAGCTGGAAGCCATGGAGGATATAACAGAACTGCAGCAGCACAATAGAAGCAGAGAAATAACGTCTGAGAACAATAACATGACCTCTGACATGCAGATGGAGGatccagatgaagaggaaatcCAAGAAATTTTTCATACGAAGCAGTGCTGGAAGAACTTAGAAGAAGAAAGGAGCCAAATGAAATGGATGAATTTCCAAGTGATGAAGAAGCGACGGGAGCTCAGCCACCAGCTGGAGAAAACCACCAGAGAGAGGGATGAGTTAGAAATCATGAAGATAAAATTACTCCACCAAAAACAGGAAGTTGACAGAAGAATGGACAATATAATCCACACAGCTATGACTCTGACTGAAATAAAAGATAACATGAAAAAATGTGCTGCAGAAATGAAcctcacaaaaacagaaatcatcAAAACCCAAAAGGAGGTGGAAGAGAGCAACAGCGAAGTCAAAAACTTTAAG TGTGTTGTCTACAGGTCCTGCACTCCCAGCATCTGA
- the LOC121654984 gene encoding chromosome partition protein Smc-like isoform X5, with the protein MAKSGDHAERFLQEIRAQLVSEGEPAGAIMETWMSLTPQEQVRLLLQILQGKTSPEETRSDQDPEPPAEREQRQGSSRMLEKDGETKMEIMEKQRQLISQIIEDTKKVWEETQRERKETSHLLKTKMELQQDASRLTSEDYDSVKIKLQKFHENMGKLLDNLEVKLTYIQSERAQLEIMKLEVKTERENMERDRKLVKAEMDAMTNIRKSADQKMKELDGKLQIIRTEIRELEVISSEVEIKKKDLVKMIRKSRQKKEDISKLNEKKEEVLEEMGDRKTQSGVQRSELEAMEDITELQQHNRSREITSENNNMTSDMQMEDPDEEEIQEIFHTKQCWKNLEEERSQMKWMNFQVMKKRRELSHQLEKTTRERDELEIMKIKLLHQKQEVDRRMDNIIHTAMTLTEIKDNMKKCAAEMNLTKTEIIKTQKEVEESNSEVKNFKTKNEAGRG; encoded by the exons ATGGCAAAATCAGGAGACCATG CGGAGAGGTTCCTGCAGGAGATCAGAGCTCAGCTTGTCTCTGAGGGGGAACCTGCCGGAGCCATCATGGAGACCTGGATGTCTCTGACACCACAGGAACAAGTCAGGCTGCTGCTTCAGATTCTGCAGGGAAAAACATCACCTGAAGAGACACGTTCAGACCAGGACCCAGAGcctccagctgagcgag AACAGAGACAAGGGAGCAGCAGGATGCTGGAAAAAGATGGGGAAACCAAAATGGaaataatggaaaaacaaagacaactaATTAGTCAAATAATTGAAGACACTAAGAAAGTTTGGGAagagacacaaagagaaagaaaagaaacaagtcACTTACTGAAGACGAAGATGGAGCTGCAGCAGGACGCCAGCAGATTGACATCTGAAGATTATGATTCTGTGAAAATCAAGCTCCAGAAATTTCACGAAAACATGGGAAAACTTTTGGATAACCTGGAAGTTAAATTAACATATATCCAATCAGAAAGAGCTCAGTTAGAAATAATGAAATTGGAAgtgaagacagagagagaaaacatgGAGAGAGACAGGAAGCTGGTTAAAGCAGAAATGGATGCCATGACGAATATAAGGAAGAGTGCCgaccagaaaatgaaagaacTTGATGGCAAGTTACAAATAATAAGGACAGAGATTAGAGAGTTGGAAGTCATTAGCAGTGAAGttgagataaagaaaaaagaccttgtaaaaatgataagaaaGAGCAGGCAAAAGAAGGAAGATATTAGCAAGCTGAATGAGAAAAAGGAAGAAGTTCTGGAAGAAATGGGAGACAGAAAAACCCAAAGTGGAGTGCAGAGATCAGAGCTGGAAGCCATGGAGGATATAACAGAACTGCAGCAGCACAATAGAAGCAGAGAAATAACGTCTGAGAACAATAACATGACCTCTGACATGCAGATGGAGGatccagatgaagaggaaatcCAAGAAATTTTTCATACGAAGCAGTGCTGGAAGAACTTAGAAGAAGAAAGGAGCCAAATGAAATGGATGAATTTCCAAGTGATGAAGAAGCGACGGGAGCTCAGCCACCAGCTGGAGAAAACCACCAGAGAGAGGGATGAGTTAGAAATCATGAAGATAAAATTACTCCACCAAAAACAGGAAGTTGACAGAAGAATGGACAATATAATCCACACAGCTATGACTCTGACTGAAATAAAAGATAACATGAAAAAATGTGCTGCAGAAATGAAcctcacaaaaacagaaatcatcAAAACCCAAAAGGAGGTGGAAGAGAGCAACAGCGAAGTCAAAAACTTTAAG ACCAAAAACGAAGCAGGACGAGGATGA